AGCAGAATGAAGTTGGGATGGTCACTGGGCGGGATGCCAATCAGCTTGTGCCAAGCATCTGGGGGACTGTCTAAGTCGGGCAGGTCGTCCTGGGTTAGGTGAAATCCCTGCACCGAGACCTGAGGCAGGCGGGCCAGGCTGAGGCTGAGGGCGGGTTGCGCTTCAATTTCAACCGCTTGCTCTGCCGCAGTCATGCCCACGACTCCGCCACCGCTGCAGCCAATCAGCACGGGAATGTCGATGGCGGCCTGCAGCAGGGGTAATAGACGAGAGTATTCGCTAGCAAAGGCCGAGGAGATAAATACCAAGCCTAGGTCCGGCGGCTCTGAGAGTTGGTGGCGAAGTTGAGCAGTCACGTCTTGGACTGCTGCTTCTAGAGACACCTGAGTGGATATGGCGTTGGCCCACTCCATCGGCTGGGTTGTTGCGTCCATGCCGACGCACCTCCTTGGCTCCGTTGGTTGTTCTGTCTGATTGTAGTCGCATCCTGGCATTTCCCAAGGCTAGGCACAAACTGGCGGCCATTCACCGACGATGTTGCTGCCCATACCGCTACCGCAGTCGACTAGCTGTATAACCATTGTCATGGGAATAGTAGGTGCGATCGCATCTTAAACAATCATTAAACCCCCATGACCGATTCAGCCTGCCATGGGGCCATCATGAATGCTGAAATCGACCATCAGTAGGGAAATCTATACCTTCTGTTTCATGTTTTCAACACGGTTAGCCCGGTAAAGTGCGACTACAATGGTCGATGAAAGATTGGGATTTGCGATAGACATCACAGATCTCAAGGGTTTCACAGCCACCGAATTTCATCGTAGCAATCATCACTTGAGTTTATGAGCAATATCAAAGAGCAGATCAACCAAGAGATTCAGAGCGCCCGGGACGCTTGCGACACCTCGGGGAAGAGTTCTGAAGAGTGCGCTGCTGCTTGGGATGCTGTTGAAGAGCTACAAGCCGAAGCCTCCCACCAGCGCCAGAAGGAGCCTAAGAGTTCCTTCGACGAATATTGTGAGAACAACCCCGACGCTGACGAGTGCCGCGTCTACGATAACTAAGGTCAGCCAGCCGGTTTAGAGTCGACCTTTGACCCAGTCGCGATAGCTTTAGCTGGCTGGTCATGGTCATATCGCTGGTTAGCTTATCCCCAACGGAGGTAATCTCCCTCTCACCGGGCCAAAATCATCAAGCTGGGCTTTCCAGTGTTAATCTAGCGTCGCTTCCCCAAACCACGGAGAAGCGGCGCTTTTCCGTTATTTATCAAGTCTACGATCGCATCTGGCTACTATGGGGCTGCTGGGGAGGCAGTGTCTCGGCACTGGCTGCGATCGCAAGTCCGCCTAAGAACAGCAGCAAGAGCACTGTCCATCCAAAGATGACCGCTGCCGGCTGATAGACCACATGGTCGCTCTGCGAGGTTGACGTTGATTTGCCGTAACTCCCACCGCCGGTGGTAAAGCCACACCCCCCAAATCCGCCACAACCACCGGATCCACCACTACAACTCATCGTGTACTCCTTATCTTATTTCTCGACTGGATTAACTCTATCGAGAGGCATTGGCTGGTGGACCATAAGCAGGGTTATGAACCGGACTATGATTCATCGAATGCAGCTAGCCCAAGCAAGGGTTGACAATCAAGATAATTGCTAAAGTCCCCCATTTTTGGGGGCTGGGGGGCCTTCGCGAAAAGCTTTCCCATGGGTTTGTTGCCAACCATGAATTTCGCCATTGGTATCTTGGTAGGGGGGCTGAGGGGAGCGTCGCGATGTGCTTTACCCGATTGCAATTTGCTGTAGATCTCAAAATGAGACGACCCCGTCGCACTCTGGAACCCATGATTCTGGGTAAAAGTAGGAGCGGATCTTGATTGTGGAACTTTTTGAAGTCTCTATTAAAAAGCCTTGAGGGCCTCTTTCACGTTGCCGGAATCGCGATAAACCGGAGAGAAGTGTGTTCGGGAGCATCTATGCCCCCAGGGGTTTGCCCAGGACAGCAGTCTAGAGGCCGGGCTGCCCCCCAGAAATCATTAATTTTTTAACGGTCACTAACCCGGAAGCTTTTTTGCCGGGTTAGTTGCTTAGGATAGTCGCCAAGTCAGCTGAGGAGTTTCCATGTCGCGCCTGCAGCTAGAGCGGTTACTCAAGATCGACGCCCTGATCCGTCGTCCTCAGCGGCAGACGGCGCTGACGCTGGCAGCAGAACTGGAGGTGAGTGAGCGCACCATTCGCGATGACCTGGCCTTTCTGCGGGATCGCTTTCACGCTCCCCTAAAGTTCACTCGCAATCAGGGGCATCACTACACCGATGCCGAGTGGCGGCTGCCGACGGTACCCCTGACCAAGGGCGAACTGTTTGCCCTCACCCTAGGGGCCAGGATGCTGGAGGCTTATGCCGGGTCGACCTATGCGGTGGAGTTGCGATCGGCGGTGAATCGATTGGCGGAGCGCTTACCGGAGCAGGAGTGGCTGGATCTGCAACAGCTGGCCGATGATCGGTTGATCTTTCGGGCCGGGGCCGAGACCAACCTGGACTTAGACATCTGGCAGCAGTTGGAAGATGCCTGCCGCGACTCACGGCAAGTATGGATGCGCTATTACACCGCCAGTCGGGATGATGTCTCGGAGCGGCAGCTGGATCCCTATCTGTTGCATATCTATCGGGGCACTAATCCCTATGTGATTGGCTGGTGCCATCTCTGAGCCCCTCATTCAGTCCAGAGTTAATATGAAGCTGAAGCAGATTACCCCCTCTGATACAGTAGCCCCTGGCTACATTGCTGTCGTTGAGTTTGGGACTCCCAAGGCGCAGGTCGTGGAAACATGCAGGACGTAGACACCCTTCACCGAGAAGCTATGGAACTAGTTGACCAGGCAGTCCTGGCGCGTCAACAGGGTGATGCTGAAGCCGCCATCGCGCTCTCTAAAGCCGCCTTCACCAAAGAACGAACAGCGGCAGACCTGGTAGCCGATCAGTTGGATCTGGAACCGACTCGCTCCGTTTTACATCGCAGTGCCGCCGCCCTGGCCATCGAGTGTCGTGAACTGCGAGAGGCGGAACGTCTCATTGGCCGAGCCCTCGCAGGTAATCCGCCTGACGACATTGCCAATGAACTCCGCGATTTGCTGCTGAAAGAAATCTACTCTCAACGGCAGGCGATTGGGCACTAGCGCTTACCCGAACTCGTAGCCTTGATTGACCCAGTAATGCCAATCAGAGATCGCCTGTTGAGTCTCTTCATCTGCCGCTGGAGCCTCAAGCTGAATCAACGGCACGGCCAAAGTATCGCCTTCCCAGTCGATTTCCACAAACATCTCCCGCTCACACTCATCCTCTGAGGCCATGCCGACCACCTCGACCGTTTGCCCGTCCTTGAGAGGGGAAATACGCCGCTTGCTGATACAGCTTGCCGTAAATGGGAACTGCATGGTGCCCTGCAAATAGTAGTACCAGCCCATGGCCTGCTCTTCAGGGTCGTAGGCATCCACCACAATTTGCATCGTGATGCGCTCTTCAATCTCTGCATCCTGCTCAATGTTTGCCATGACCGCTGCTCGATATCTGAAGGCTGCACCTACATTAAACATCAATGTCCTTTCGCTAGGTCAGCATAGATAAAGGTCTCAACGCCCAAGGCAATGAGTAGGATAAGCTCTGCCCAAGACAGAACTATTACCCCAATCGGTGGATTGGCCACTAGATACCAAAACGACGAAATCTTTTCGTCATTCACCACATAGGTCCATCCCAAAATCAGGCAAACCCAGGGAATCACCAGCAGCGCATAATAGTGAGTTGGGTCAGACACCGCAAACGACACCACCGCCCCAAATACCCCCAGCGTCGAATGGCACTGACGTAAGCCCTATCAAGCTACTAGTTTGGCTTTCAGGACCGAGCAAGGTTCCCGAAAATGCGGGAACGGTTTAGGACGGCGCTTGACGACTCGGGGTTCTGAACGGTTGGCTCGAAACGGAATGATCAGCTCTCGCACAGCGCTTAATAAAGCCTGGTAGCCACGCTGTCGTTCGGATGGAGCAAGATGCAGGAACTCAGGTCGGAAGTGGTTGAATTGTTGCCGAATGCCCTGCAGGGAGACCCGTAAAGCTTCCACCTCGGAGTTGTCGGCACGATTCAGCATCATAGAGGCAAGCTTATGGGCTTCGACGCTTTGATTCTTAGGTAAACAATCGATTTCTTAGGTAAACAATCGATGGCCATGCCATTCCTGAAATGTTCCGTACTTGCCCCTAGCTGACTGACCAGTGCCGTGCCTGAGACAAACGCTACAGTAAAGCTATTCGATGGAGCCAATGGGGAACCTGGTCATGCCCTCTCCCTTTCCCGGAATGGATCCCTATCTTGAACATCCTGACCTTTGGCCAGAGGTGCACAATCGGTTGCTGGTTGCGATCGCAGATAGCCTAGGCCCCCAACTGCGGCCCAAGTACCGGGTAGCCATCGAGAAGCGAGTTTACGAAGACATTCGCGATGACTTACTGGTGGGACGGCCAGATGCGGCGGTATTTGAACCACCGTCTCAGGAAACGAGTCCAGCCTTATCCCAGCCCAGTGCTACTGCAACAGCACCGATTACAGTAGAACTACCAATGCCGGAGGAGATTCAAGAACGCTACTTAGCAATTCGAGAAGTGAGCACGGGTATTGTCGTGACAATCCTGGAACTCATTTCCCCCAGCAACAAGCGCCTTGGTAGAGGACGGCAGCAGTATGAAGAAAAACGCCTCAAAATTTTGGCCAGCCAGACCCATCTAGTGGAAATTGATTTGATTCGAGCCTTTTCCCCTCTGCCGATGCGCGGCCCCGAGCAACCCTCCCTCTATCGAATTTTGATCAGCTGTGCCGATCAGCGACCTCGCGCGGATCTGTATCCATTTGATTTGCGATCGCAGATTCCCGCCTTTCCCCTGCCGCTCCAGCCTCAAGACCCAGAAATTATTGTGGAATTGCAACCATTGTTGGCTCAGCTATACGACCGGGCTAGCTATGACTTGGCAATTGACTACAGTCAAGACCCGGTTCCCCCCCTGACGGGTGAAGATGTGGCTTGGGCCAATAAGTTGCTGCGCAATAGACGGCACTGACCGGAGGGGACGGACATCATTCTTGGATGACTATCCCCGACGTCAAGCGGAGCCATTCAGGGTAGGGATGCGATCGGGCTCGCGGTAGCAAGCTCCTCTCGATGAGTGGATAATGGCATCCACATCCAGCCAGGCATCTTATCGGCTTTCCCAGATTTCGAATGTTGGCTTAAAATTGTTATAGTCTTCACCTCGAAGCGTCTTGACCAGCTAGCGAGATTGCTGGGAACAGAGGAACGCAAGATGCCGATAGTCTGGCGAATTGGTTCGGTCACTTGGATTTGCTTTTGTCTCTCAGCTCACCCGGCATCGTTACCTTGGGCCTCTTGAGGTAGTTGCGGTAATAGAGCCGTTCCCAAAATCCAGGCTTTATCGTATGCCCATCCTTAAAACGGATAGTGCCGTCAGGGTTCACCGTAGTTTCGTCCTTGAGCCAGACCACCGTTCCATCAGCGTAGACTGCAGCATCAATGCAGGCACACCCCGCTTGAGGAATGATTAGGTTAAAGGAGAGCACTGCAACAATAGAGATTCCGATAATTGCAATGGATTTTCGCATCGCATTGTTGCGCTCGAGTCGAGGAAATGCCGTGTAGAGCAATCATTATCATCAACCTGATCATAACTGATGAGCCAGAATATTATGCGACATAGATGACTTGGGCTAAGCTTAAAATCTCTTGACGTCGTAGCCAGTTGCGACTCTGCTCGATCGATTTCTTGGTCATAATATCGACTTCTCTGCCACAGAGAGCTTCCAGCTCATGTTTCAGCCGAGAGCCACTCTTTGCTCAATTCTAGTGCGAACTTGGGACGTGCTGAACCCCAGATGTGAGGACGCCAACAGGCATTAGGCAGAGTCGTGGGCATCAATAGCCACCGCCATCACCTGCATCAACGTATTAGCAGTGGTCTCCTGAAGTCCGGCCTGGTCAAGGGCGCCCTTGATTAAACAGGGAAACACCATCAATTGGACATAGTGATTAGCCGCCTGGGTAGCGTCATTGCTGAGGGTAATTAATGGAATCCTCAGCAACCTATCTTGCTGACTCAACGCCTGCAGATACGCAGCCACATCTGGAATGTCGGGATCCAGCAGCATCACATCTGGGTGCCAGACTCGACTGATTAAACTCGCCTGCTCCAGATCATCCACCTCCAATACTCGACACTGATAGCGATGTAACCAACTACTCAGGTTAAGCCCATCTGGCTTAGAGGAGTCAGCAAAAGACGGTTCCGGTCGCAACAGCAGCACTGTGCGCTGACGCAAGACCTCTGGCTGTGGCGTCGGAAACAACAGCGTATTCAGGTGGATGGGCAGCTCTGCAATCGCCACAGGAGTCGGAATCCAGCCCGAGAGAACTTCGGCCGCAGTCTCCTCAGGGGGGTGCGGTGTCAAGGCAATCATGGCGCATGGCTGCGCCTGAGACATTGCCATCAGGGAGTGTTGCCGATCCGCCATCCCCAGCCCTTGCCACTGCAGTAACAGTGCCTCCGGTTGCAACCGCGAGACCATATCTTGGGCTTCGGGCCAGGAACGAGCCACCACCACCCGATAGGAAGATGATCGCACCCCCTCCGTGACCGCCTTGATCAACACCGGATCCACCGCCGCCAAGACCAATAATCGAGTCATTGGCTCCAATACGGGTTGCCCAGGGGGTTGAGTCAACGCCGGTGCCGGTAATAGCAGGGTAAATTCGCTGCCCTGGTGAGGATAGGAGACAAAACTCAAGTCTCCTCCATGGAGACGAGCCAGTTGCCGGGTTAACGGCAGCCCCAGGCCAGTTCCCCCCTGGGCCATCGCCGGCGTAGTTAGCAAATGAGATTGCTCATTAATAGCAATCCCTTCTCCCCGATCCCAGACGATCAGCCCCAACCAGGACCCCCAGCGCTCAATACGCATGCCCCAAGGAGTATCACTAGGGGTATGACGCTGGGCATTATCGATCAGATGATCAAGCATCTGGTGCAGGCGACTAGGATCGGCAAAGATGCGATGCTGGGATAGCCTCTCCCGAGGATCAGCCTCGCTCCCAGCCACCGTGACATACTCTGTCCAAGACTCTTGGGCATCTAGGCGAGGGACGAGCACCTGCTGGCATAGGGTCTCCAAATTCAGCCACTCAGAATTTAAGGCCAATTGTCCCCGGGACAACCGCATCCAATCAGACATCTGATCCACCAAGGTCATCAGCTCGCGGGCATTGCGGTGAATCAGATCGACATAGCGTCGTTGCTTATCGGTTAAGGTCCCTAATCGCTGGTTTTGCAATAGATTAGACAGTCCCAGCAGGGACGTCAGCGGGGTTTTCAGGTCGTGTCCTAAGCCCACCAGCCAGTCAGCATCATCGGCATCAACTATTCCCTGAGTCTGAGGATCTGTCTCAGCCAGGGGCTGATAGGCAATGACCAACCAGCTATCTCTGAGCTCATCGCCCGATAAGGACTGAGTAGAGCCTGATAATGCTCGATCGAGCCCATTTGCGAACGATAGGGGGAGTTTCAAGAAGGCCCACCGTTGCCAGGAACCATCCCCCAAGGGGTAGTCAGTCGGCGGCAAGTATTGCCACCGCCCAGGCAACCCAGATAGGTGCTGTAAAATCTGCTGATTATCATTGGAAAGGCTAGGCGTGGCCGCCAACAGACGAGTATCACAGGAGGGCGGCACTAGGTTTTGTGTGAGCCCAGTCGGCATGAAATCAGCCCCTAGTCGCGACCGCCAGGTAAGATTGAAAAAAGAAGATTGCTCTGTTCCCCACTGCAGCATTAGCGGCATGGGAACGGCATCCAACAAGGTTAACCACTCCTGAAACGGCCCCGTTTGGGATGGCAATGCTGGTGTCCTCGGAGCCAAGGCAGGCGGAGTCTGGTTCCATGGCCATCGCAAAAACGGCAGCAGCCGACGACACTCGATCAGACCCAAATAGGTCTGCTGGGCATCAACCACTGCCCAATGGCTAGCATCTCCATCGGCTAGCGAGGTCCAAAATTCAGCCAGAGACCAGTGATGGGGAATGACTGCCACCGACTCCACCAGCTCCTTGCAATCCATGACTAGGGTCTGCGTTAACCGGGCAGAGAGTTCAGAGGAGTGTTGGGTCAACTGAGCGACGCTCATGGATGCTGCAGTGGAAGCCCCATGGTAGACAGCTTCATTGCTTAGATGACTCAAGACATAAGCCATCAGCCGTCCGGCCCGAATCAAGCCAATGGGAAAGGCGGGATGCTCAAGGACAACGATGACGTCATGCTGACCAGTACCAAGCTGCTCCACGACCGTCGCGAGGGAGGTGAGCTGGTGACAACTGGGAGCGCAGGACAAAAACTGCAGCAGAGAGGGCATGGCGATAGTAGGAACGGGAGCAACCCATAATTCAGACAAACATGTTTCTTGATATGTATCGAAAATTGATAAGGGGGTGGTCTGGGTATCTGCCCAGGTTGGAGCCCTGAGCGCTCTCGGCTGCCTGAGCTACCTGACAAACGCTACGGTTGCTCGCTGAGTGTTACTTAGATTATGACGACCGCCACCGATTTTGGGAACCTTTAGAATAACTCTAGAGTCCTTCATCATCTTTTAAGATTCTTCGGTGTCCTTTAAGATTCTGGTTGAATGGCCCTTTGGTCTGACGGCTGCCGTTATCCGATAGCCGTGGTTGCTGTTGTGTGAACTTGGTTGAGCCACGATTTTGTCTACAAAACTGTTACTCAATATCTTTCTCCCTTCTCGGGAGCTAACCCAAGCCCTGCATCAGCACTTGGACGGAATGACGTATCTGACCCACTGGAGCGAGTCCGAAGCGGATTTTTTTGCCTGGACGAGCCGCAACTGTCATCGCATCGACTGCCTGATTCTACAGAGTAATCAGCAGCTAGATGCCATCATGCAACAGCTGAGGGAGCGGGATATCCTACTACCTGCGATTATCCTCAGTCGTCAGGCAGCTGGTTCCGGTGAGGGCTCCCCTGACAACAGGAATGACAACACCAAAGCAGTCTCCTCGGTAGAGTCCTTTGAGCATTGTCGGAATGTGATTGCTGCCTACCACCGTGCGATCGCATGTCTGACCCTATCCGATCTTGATCAGCTAGAGCGCCATATTCATCAAGCCATCGACCAATTTCTCAAACTTCCGGCAGTCAGTAACACCTCCCCTGCCCATGCAACAGCTGGAGATCCAGCCCCCAGCTCTCATCATGTCCTCCTGAGTTTGCAGCAACAGCGCCTCAACGACAAGCTCAGAGAACGCCTGAACTATCTAGGGGTTTACTACAAGCGAAATCCTGAGAATTTTCTGCGCCATATGAGTCAGGCCGACCGACAAGAACTCCTAGACAAGCTACGGTCAGACTATCGCCTGATCGTCCTCAGCTACTTCTCCAACGATGCCAGCCTTAACCAGAAAATCGACGACTTTGTCAATGTGGCCTTTTTCGCGGATGCCTCGGTATCCCAGATCGTTGAGATCCATATGGAGTTGATGGATGCCTTTGCCAAACAGCTAAAGTTAGAGGGACGCAGCGAAGAGATTTTATTGGACTATCGCCTCACCTTGATCGATGTGATTGCCCATCTGTGTGAGATGTATCGCCGCTCCATTCCCCGGGAAAACCAAGAAAAGTAAGGGAGGCCGCATCCGGTCAGAGCGCAGCCTCCCTGACAGCATTTCCTTTCGGGGTGAGGTATAGCCTATCTCCTGAAGTCAAGGGATTCATGACTAACCTTGTCCCTCACTAGATTCAGAAACGCCGTATCTTTAATCAATAACGTCGAGGATTTATGAGTAAGCTCAAAAAAACCTACATCCTGAAGCTGTACGTAGCCGGCAACACGCCCAATTCGATTCGGGCCCTCAAGACCTTAAACAACATCCTAGAAGAAGAGTTTCAGGGGGTGTACGCCTTAAAAGTCATCGACGTGCTGAAAAACCCCCAGCTAGCCGAGGAAGACAAGATCTTGGCTACACCCACCCTATCCAAGATATTGCCACCGCCAGTGCGCAAGATCATCGGCGACCTCTCGGATCGAGAGCGAGTGTTGGTTGGCCTTGACCTGCTCTACGATGAATTGCGTGATGATGAGTTCTACAGTTGACGCCAGATCCATATCTGGTTCAGATCAAAATTGATCATTATTAGTTCAGTAAATCGTCAGGACTGAACTTGGACAAGGTTTATACTGGTTGTCTGCCCGTAAATACTGGGAAAGATACCGGTTCTAGGGCACCATAAGGACACTATCACCTCGCCCGTCTCGAGGAATTAGCTCCCGGGTACCCGAGAGGATCCCTACCCTTTAACCAAACCTCTTTTTGATACAACGACGATGACTCAATCTCCCCAAAGCGCTCAGATTAATCCATCTAAGCACGCCGGGCTAGAGAAGATTCGCACCCTGATCGAAGGCTTTGACGACATCAGCCATGGGGGCTTGCCCATTGGCCGCTCTACCCTAGTCAGTGGCACCTCGGGCACAGGCAAAACCCTGATGGCCGTACAGTTCTTGTACAACGGCATTGTCCACTTCGATGAGCCCGGTGTATTTGTCACCTTTGAGGAGTCTCCCAGAGATATCATCAAAAATGCCAGTAGCTTTGGCTGGGACTTGCAAGCCCTCATTGACGACAGCAAGCTCTTCATCCTAGATGCCTCACCCGATCCCGAGGGCCAAGAGGTGGTTGGCAACTTCGATCTCTCAGCCTTGATCGAACGGATTCAATATGCCATCCGCAAGTACAAGGCAAAACGGGTCTCGATTGACTCTGTCACCGCCGTATTTCAGCAGTACGAAGCGATTTCCGTGGTACGGCGAGAGATCTTTCGGCTGGTGGCCCGTCTGAAGCAGATGGGCGTGACCACAGTAATGACTACAGAGCGGGTAGATGAGTATGGCCCGGTAGCTCGTTATGGCGTGGAGGAATTTGTCTCGGACAACGTGGTGATCATTCGCAATGTCCTCGAGGGTGAGCGTCGGCGCCGCACCGTCGAGATCTTGAAACTGCGAGGTACCACCCACATGAAGGGAGAGTATCCCTTCACCATCACCGATGAGGGCATGAACATCTTTCCCCTAGGAGCCATGCGCCTGACTCAGCGTTCCTCCAATGCGCGGGTATCCTCCGGGGTTAAGACCTTAGACGAGATGTGTGGGGGCGGCTTCTTCAAAGACTCCATCATTCTGGCCACCGGTGCTACCGGCACCGGCAAGACTCTGCTGGTGAGCAAGTTCCTGGTAGATGGCTGCAAGACCGGAGAACGGGCCATGCTATTTGCCTACGAAGAATCCCGGGCCCAGCTCTCTCGCAACGCCTACTCCTGGGGCATTGACTTCGAAAAGATGGAACAGGAAGGGTTACTCAAAATCATCTGTGCCTATCCGGAGTCAGCCGGATTAGAAGATCACCTGCAAATTATCAAGACCGAGATCTCCCAATTCAAGCCCGCCCGCATGGCGATTGATTCCCTGTCTGCCCTCGATCGGGGCGTCAGCAATAATTCCTTTCGCCAGTTCGTGATCGGGGTAACGGGCTTCGCCAAGCAAGAAGAGATCACCGGATTCTTTACCAATACGACGGAGCAGTTCATGGGGCTGCACTCCATCACCGAGTCTCACATCTCCACCATCACCGACACTATCTTGATGCTGCAGTATGTCGAGGTACGAGGGGAGATGTCGCGGGCCATCAATGTCTTCAAGATGCGCGGCTCCTGGCACGACAAGGGCATTCGCGAGTACACCATCAGCAGTCACGGACCGGAGATCAAAGATTCCTTCCGCAACCTGGAACGCATCATCAGCGGCTCCCCCACCCGTATTTCCATCGACGAGAAGAGCGAGCTCTCTCGCATCGTCAAGGGCGTGCAGGGAGATGAACCCGTGTAGACCGACCTATCAATACGTCCATAACACCTAGGAAGGTTTGGGCATCTTGCGTGCTCTTGTAGTCCCTTCCCGTTCCATAATATGATTAGAGATAATACACTGAATCATACTTTATAGTGTGACTTACAGTATGAGCACTTCATCGACTAAGCGCCGCGTCTCAGTCACGATTGACGCTGATTTACTCGATGCCATTGATCAGTTTTCCGATAATCGCTCGGCAGCAATCGAAGAGGCGTTGCGGCTCTGGCGTGTTCAAAAAATTCAAGAACAACTACAGCAGTACTATCAGAGCCGTCGTCAGGCTGATGTTGAGGAAGAGGAGCAATGGGCTACTCTAGCCGAGCAACAGCTTGAAGAAACCCTGGAAGCGGAAGAGTTATAGAGATGCGGGCTGCTTACCCACGGCAAGGCCAGGTGTTTTTGATCAAAGCGCTTAGGTCTATTGAGGATACGAAGAAACATCCAGCGGTGGTGGTATCGATAGATCTGCGAAATGAGTTGAGCCGCACGGTATTAGTCGTGCCGTTCACGAGTAATATCAGCAGTGGCGAAACGCCGACTCGGATTCTGGTTCCGGCTGGTGCAGGGGGCTTAGATACCAA
This portion of the Halomicronema hongdechloris C2206 genome encodes:
- a CDS encoding type II toxin-antitoxin system PemK/MazF family toxin, coding for MRAAYPRQGQVFLIKALRSIEDTKKHPAVVVSIDLRNELSRTVLVVPFTSNISSGETPTRILVPAGAGGLDTNSMAICDNILAVRKRYLEQGPYGQISQSLLRRIQQGIQIAIGVYPV
- a CDS encoding circadian clock protein KaiA, with product MSTKLLLNIFLPSRELTQALHQHLDGMTYLTHWSESEADFFAWTSRNCHRIDCLILQSNQQLDAIMQQLRERDILLPAIILSRQAAGSGEGSPDNRNDNTKAVSSVESFEHCRNVIAAYHRAIACLTLSDLDQLERHIHQAIDQFLKLPAVSNTSPAHATAGDPAPSSHHVLLSLQQQRLNDKLRERLNYLGVYYKRNPENFLRHMSQADRQELLDKLRSDYRLIVLSYFSNDASLNQKIDDFVNVAFFADASVSQIVEIHMELMDAFAKQLKLEGRSEEILLDYRLTLIDVIAHLCEMYRRSIPRENQEK
- a CDS encoding ATP-binding response regulator: MPSLLQFLSCAPSCHQLTSLATVVEQLGTGQHDVIVVLEHPAFPIGLIRAGRLMAYVLSHLSNEAVYHGASTAASMSVAQLTQHSSELSARLTQTLVMDCKELVESVAVIPHHWSLAEFWTSLADGDASHWAVVDAQQTYLGLIECRRLLPFLRWPWNQTPPALAPRTPALPSQTGPFQEWLTLLDAVPMPLMLQWGTEQSSFFNLTWRSRLGADFMPTGLTQNLVPPSCDTRLLAATPSLSNDNQQILQHLSGLPGRWQYLPPTDYPLGDGSWQRWAFLKLPLSFANGLDRALSGSTQSLSGDELRDSWLVIAYQPLAETDPQTQGIVDADDADWLVGLGHDLKTPLTSLLGLSNLLQNQRLGTLTDKQRRYVDLIHRNARELMTLVDQMSDWMRLSRGQLALNSEWLNLETLCQQVLVPRLDAQESWTEYVTVAGSEADPRERLSQHRIFADPSRLHQMLDHLIDNAQRHTPSDTPWGMRIERWGSWLGLIVWDRGEGIAINEQSHLLTTPAMAQGGTGLGLPLTRQLARLHGGDLSFVSYPHQGSEFTLLLPAPALTQPPGQPVLEPMTRLLVLAAVDPVLIKAVTEGVRSSSYRVVVARSWPEAQDMVSRLQPEALLLQWQGLGMADRQHSLMAMSQAQPCAMIALTPHPPEETAAEVLSGWIPTPVAIAELPIHLNTLLFPTPQPEVLRQRTVLLLRPEPSFADSSKPDGLNLSSWLHRYQCRVLEVDDLEQASLISRVWHPDVMLLDPDIPDVAAYLQALSQQDRLLRIPLITLSNDATQAANHYVQLMVFPCLIKGALDQAGLQETTANTLMQVMAVAIDAHDSA
- the kaiC gene encoding circadian clock protein KaiC, yielding MTQSPQSAQINPSKHAGLEKIRTLIEGFDDISHGGLPIGRSTLVSGTSGTGKTLMAVQFLYNGIVHFDEPGVFVTFEESPRDIIKNASSFGWDLQALIDDSKLFILDASPDPEGQEVVGNFDLSALIERIQYAIRKYKAKRVSIDSVTAVFQQYEAISVVRREIFRLVARLKQMGVTTVMTTERVDEYGPVARYGVEEFVSDNVVIIRNVLEGERRRRTVEILKLRGTTHMKGEYPFTITDEGMNIFPLGAMRLTQRSSNARVSSGVKTLDEMCGGGFFKDSIILATGATGTGKTLLVSKFLVDGCKTGERAMLFAYEESRAQLSRNAYSWGIDFEKMEQEGLLKIICAYPESAGLEDHLQIIKTEISQFKPARMAIDSLSALDRGVSNNSFRQFVIGVTGFAKQEEITGFFTNTTEQFMGLHSITESHISTITDTILMLQYVEVRGEMSRAINVFKMRGSWHDKGIREYTISSHGPEIKDSFRNLERIISGSPTRISIDEKSELSRIVKGVQGDEPV
- the kaiB gene encoding circadian clock protein KaiB, with amino-acid sequence MSKLKKTYILKLYVAGNTPNSIRALKTLNNILEEEFQGVYALKVIDVLKNPQLAEEDKILATPTLSKILPPPVRKIIGDLSDRERVLVGLDLLYDELRDDEFYS
- a CDS encoding DUF4058 family protein produces the protein MPSPFPGMDPYLEHPDLWPEVHNRLLVAIADSLGPQLRPKYRVAIEKRVYEDIRDDLLVGRPDAAVFEPPSQETSPALSQPSATATAPITVELPMPEEIQERYLAIREVSTGIVVTILELISPSNKRLGRGRQQYEEKRLKILASQTHLVEIDLIRAFSPLPMRGPEQPSLYRILISCADQRPRADLYPFDLRSQIPAFPLPLQPQDPEIIVELQPLLAQLYDRASYDLAIDYSQDPVPPLTGEDVAWANKLLRNRRH
- a CDS encoding Calvin cycle protein CP12, whose translation is MSNIKEQINQEIQSARDACDTSGKSSEECAAAWDAVEELQAEASHQRQKEPKSSFDEYCENNPDADECRVYDN
- a CDS encoding calcium-binding protein produces the protein MANIEQDAEIEERITMQIVVDAYDPEEQAMGWYYYLQGTMQFPFTASCISKRRISPLKDGQTVEVVGMASEDECEREMFVEIDWEGDTLAVPLIQLEAPAADEETQQAISDWHYWVNQGYEFG
- a CDS encoding CopG family ribbon-helix-helix protein encodes the protein MSTSSTKRRVSVTIDADLLDAIDQFSDNRSAAIEEALRLWRVQKIQEQLQQYYQSRRQADVEEEEQWATLAEQQLEETLEAEEL